The following coding sequences are from one bacterium window:
- a CDS encoding DNA-3-methyladenine glycosylase I: DAMSTDLRERGFKFVGSTICYAFMQAAGMVNDHVVDCFRYRELSRG, translated from the coding sequence CAGACGCGATGAGTACGGATCTGCGGGAGCGGGGGTTTAAGTTTGTCGGCTCGACCATCTGCTACGCCTTCATGCAGGCAGCAGGCATGGTGAACGACCACGTCGTCGACTGTTTTAGGTATCGTGAGTTGTCGAGGGGATGA